The Zobellia alginiliquefaciens genome contains a region encoding:
- the trmB gene encoding tRNA (guanosine(46)-N7)-methyltransferase TrmB — protein sequence MGSKNKLKRFKENETFSNVIQPNREAVKEGFEKKGKWNDFFGNDNPIVLELGCGKGEYTVGLAKQDPNKNFIGIDIKGARLWRGAKTALEDNLKNVAFLRTQIELVDELFDKDEVSEIWITFPDPQIKYKRTKHRMTNESFLAKYKKILRPDGLMHLKTDSEFMHGYTLGLLHGLGLEINYANHDVYKNEGSPKEVLELQTFYEKQYLEKGKPITYIQFKVH from the coding sequence TTGGGAAGCAAGAACAAACTTAAACGTTTTAAAGAGAACGAAACTTTTTCTAATGTCATTCAACCTAATCGGGAAGCCGTAAAAGAAGGGTTTGAGAAGAAAGGTAAATGGAATGACTTTTTTGGCAACGACAACCCTATTGTCTTGGAATTGGGATGCGGAAAAGGAGAATACACCGTTGGCTTGGCAAAACAAGACCCCAACAAAAACTTTATTGGCATAGATATTAAGGGAGCCCGTTTATGGCGTGGCGCAAAAACCGCCTTAGAGGACAACCTTAAAAACGTGGCTTTTTTAAGAACACAGATTGAATTGGTTGATGAGCTTTTTGACAAAGACGAGGTTTCCGAAATATGGATTACCTTTCCGGACCCGCAAATAAAATACAAACGCACCAAACACCGCATGACCAACGAGAGCTTCTTGGCAAAATACAAGAAAATTCTACGTCCGGACGGTCTTATGCATCTCAAAACCGATAGTGAATTCATGCACGGTTATACGCTAGGGCTTTTGCACGGCCTAGGATTAGAAATTAATTATGCCAATCACGACGTATATAAGAATGAAGGTAGTCCAAAAGAGGTTCTAGAACTTCAGACTTTCTATGAAAAGCAGTATCTTGAAAAAGGCAAACCCATTACCTATATCCAATTCAAGGTACACTAG
- a CDS encoding alkaline phosphatase produces MQRFKIHFTILIALFSLVILSAQEDRKTLIHSHNDYLQSVPFWKAYANGLDILEADVFLKNGKLNVTHTEAEIIEGNTLQVLYLEPLKYAIENNIGDPSGLMLMLDIKSDAEPTLKKILAVLKKYPEITTRPDIKIVISGHRPDAKTYDSYPHFIYFDHQKLESNLASDDWQKVAFISVSFKNFSEWNGKGRLTEEDYKKVSGAIKKAHALKKPFRFWGTPDSKTAWKAFSDLGVDIINTDMPHKATTYVNTLEQRTYKNEIKSEVYKPTYATDQKDMPIKNVIFLIGDGNGLNQISSAVLANGGELTLSQLKSIGFIKTQSSDDFTTDSAAAGTALATGTKTYNRAIGLNPNREPIENMPEFLSKHNFVSGVITTDHVTGATPASFFSHQKDRSDTELIANDLLKSKLSLFVGGGSEDFEFDWKKTDFTLVKNINEIGANTADKLGHFLSVEGVPGVLNGRGNALAEATTNGIEFLNSKKIPFFLMVEAAQIDSNGHRNNVGGIVTEGIDFDRAITEAIKFADTSGNTLVIVTADHETGGFSIPQGNLKESIIEGTFTTYDHTATMVPIFAYGPRSQYFQGTYENSDVFEKIIKALNLGDN; encoded by the coding sequence ATGCAGAGATTTAAAATCCATTTTACCATTTTAATCGCACTTTTCAGCCTTGTGATTTTATCCGCACAAGAAGACCGGAAAACACTCATTCATTCGCATAACGATTATCTTCAAAGCGTCCCGTTTTGGAAGGCTTATGCCAACGGACTAGATATTCTTGAGGCCGATGTCTTTTTGAAGAACGGAAAACTAAATGTCACCCATACCGAAGCTGAAATCATTGAAGGCAACACCTTACAGGTCCTTTACTTAGAGCCTTTAAAATACGCCATAGAAAACAACATTGGCGACCCATCCGGCCTTATGCTCATGTTAGACATTAAATCAGATGCTGAACCTACGTTAAAAAAGATACTAGCAGTTCTTAAAAAATACCCTGAAATCACCACCAGACCCGATATAAAAATCGTCATTTCCGGGCACAGGCCCGATGCCAAAACATATGATTCCTATCCCCACTTTATTTATTTTGACCATCAAAAATTAGAAAGTAACCTAGCTTCTGATGATTGGCAAAAAGTAGCTTTTATAAGTGTTAGCTTCAAAAACTTTTCGGAATGGAACGGAAAAGGCAGACTTACTGAGGAAGACTATAAAAAAGTCTCCGGAGCCATTAAAAAAGCACATGCACTAAAAAAACCTTTCCGCTTCTGGGGCACACCAGATTCCAAAACTGCCTGGAAAGCATTTTCTGATCTAGGCGTAGACATTATAAATACGGATATGCCGCATAAGGCCACTACGTATGTAAACACATTGGAACAGCGCACCTATAAAAATGAAATTAAATCGGAAGTATATAAACCAACCTATGCTACGGACCAAAAAGACATGCCTATAAAGAATGTGATATTCCTTATTGGAGATGGGAATGGCCTTAACCAGATTTCATCGGCTGTTTTGGCCAATGGAGGTGAGTTGACCCTATCTCAACTAAAAAGTATCGGTTTTATAAAAACCCAATCTTCAGATGATTTTACCACAGATTCTGCTGCTGCAGGTACTGCTTTAGCTACTGGCACCAAGACCTACAATAGAGCTATTGGTTTAAACCCTAATAGAGAACCCATTGAAAACATGCCCGAATTTCTTTCCAAACACAATTTTGTTTCGGGCGTAATTACTACTGACCATGTTACCGGAGCTACACCAGCCTCGTTCTTCTCCCATCAAAAAGACCGTTCTGATACGGAGCTTATTGCCAATGACCTATTGAAAAGTAAACTTTCTCTTTTTGTAGGTGGTGGTTCTGAAGATTTTGAATTCGATTGGAAAAAGACAGATTTCACCCTTGTAAAAAACATCAATGAGATCGGGGCTAATACAGCTGATAAATTAGGACATTTTCTTTCCGTGGAAGGTGTTCCCGGCGTACTAAACGGAAGGGGCAATGCCTTAGCCGAAGCAACAACAAACGGCATTGAGTTTTTAAACTCCAAGAAAATACCATTTTTCTTAATGGTGGAAGCGGCACAAATAGATAGCAACGGGCACCGCAATAACGTTGGTGGTATAGTTACCGAAGGAATTGACTTTGACAGGGCCATTACCGAAGCTATAAAATTTGCAGACACTTCTGGAAATACTTTAGTAATAGTTACTGCAGATCACGAAACCGGAGGTTTTTCCATTCCACAGGGCAATTTAAAGGAAAGTATTATTGAAGGAACTTTTACAACCTATGATCATACGGCCACAATGGTGCCGATATTTGCGTATGGGCCCCGTTCCCAATATTTTCAAGGCACCTACGAAAACAGCGATGTATTTGAAAAAATAATTAAAGCGCTTAACTTAGGGGATAACTAA
- a CDS encoding response regulator transcription factor: MKKKDIKILLVDDEPDILEIVGYNLTSEGYQVFTAKNGVEGVAMAKKKQPHLIILDVMMPEMDGIEACETIRSTAGLENSIITFLTARGEDYSQVAGFDAGADDYITKPIRPKVLVSKVKALLRRLKEDNAPQDDIVTVGNIIINREEYKIINDGEEIVLPRKEFELLALLTSKPSKVFKREVILDRVWGNEVVVGGRTIDVHIRKLREKIGEQHFKTVKGVGYKFVL; this comes from the coding sequence ATGAAAAAGAAAGACATTAAGATATTACTTGTTGACGATGAGCCAGATATACTAGAAATAGTAGGCTACAACCTAACTTCCGAAGGTTATCAGGTCTTTACCGCCAAGAATGGAGTTGAAGGCGTTGCCATGGCCAAGAAGAAACAACCCCATTTAATTATCTTAGATGTAATGATGCCAGAAATGGATGGCATTGAAGCTTGTGAAACCATTCGTAGCACAGCGGGTCTAGAAAATTCAATCATTACCTTTCTAACCGCTCGTGGAGAGGACTACTCTCAAGTAGCGGGTTTTGATGCTGGTGCGGACGATTATATTACCAAACCTATTAGACCAAAAGTTTTGGTGAGTAAGGTAAAGGCCTTATTAAGAAGGTTAAAAGAAGATAACGCACCACAAGATGATATTGTAACCGTTGGTAACATTATCATTAACAGAGAGGAATACAAAATAATTAACGACGGCGAAGAGATTGTTCTGCCAAGAAAAGAGTTTGAACTTTTGGCCCTACTCACCTCCAAACCTAGTAAAGTTTTCAAAAGAGAAGTTATTCTTGACAGGGTCTGGGGTAACGAGGTTGTTGTTGGTGGGCGTACTATAGACGTTCATATCAGAAAACTTCGTGAGAAGATAGGCGAACAACATTTTAAGACTGTAAAAGGGGTTGGCTACAAGTTTGTTCTTTAA
- a CDS encoding sensor histidine kinase has protein sequence MSAKLRRSYRFALRSSFMISVAFVSLLALFLHLFNSFDWTAIIISALLLFPIAFIVLQIRIERFIYRRIKKIYDDVAMLETSSISTGPITTDMKTLTEEIGKFAQDKRVEIDTLKIREEYRKDFLGNVSHELKTPLFTVQGYIETLLDGAINDKNVRRKYLQRANKGVDRLIYIVKDLDLITKLEVGDLNLNREPFDIIELIQNVFDLLEMKSAKKKITLTFDMEYDEPIMVFADKEKIQQVVTNFLVNSIKYGHTNGTTEVSVENLIKNKVIVRVTDNGEGIPKQHIPRLFERFYRVDKSGSRSEGGSGLGLAIVKHIVEAHGEKIYVESEIDVGSEFSFTLEKAKDKNTTTTSAKI, from the coding sequence ATGTCCGCTAAACTAAGAAGGTCATATCGCTTTGCGCTAAGGTCTTCTTTTATGATCTCCGTGGCATTTGTATCGCTTTTGGCATTGTTCCTACATCTTTTCAATTCTTTTGACTGGACGGCAATCATTATTTCTGCCCTACTACTATTTCCTATTGCCTTCATTGTTTTACAGATACGAATAGAAAGGTTCATTTATCGTCGTATTAAAAAGATTTATGATGATGTTGCCATGTTGGAAACCTCATCTATTAGCACAGGCCCCATAACGACCGATATGAAAACCCTAACCGAAGAGATAGGGAAGTTTGCCCAAGACAAACGTGTAGAAATAGACACCTTAAAAATTAGGGAAGAATACAGAAAAGACTTCCTTGGTAACGTATCGCACGAGCTTAAAACTCCACTTTTTACCGTTCAAGGCTATATAGAAACGCTCTTGGATGGCGCTATAAACGACAAAAATGTGCGTCGCAAATATCTTCAACGGGCTAATAAGGGCGTAGACAGGTTAATTTACATTGTTAAAGATCTAGATCTCATTACAAAACTAGAGGTAGGCGATCTTAATCTTAATAGAGAGCCGTTTGACATTATTGAACTTATACAGAATGTTTTTGACCTCTTAGAAATGAAATCTGCAAAGAAGAAAATCACACTCACTTTTGATATGGAGTATGATGAACCCATAATGGTCTTTGCGGACAAGGAAAAAATACAACAGGTAGTAACTAACTTTTTGGTAAATTCAATTAAATACGGCCACACCAATGGCACTACCGAGGTAAGTGTAGAAAACCTCATCAAAAACAAAGTAATTGTACGCGTAACAGACAATGGCGAAGGTATTCCCAAACAACATATACCACGCCTGTTTGAACGTTTTTACCGCGTAGACAAAAGCGGTAGCCGTAGTGAAGGTGGGTCAGGTCTTGGTCTTGCCATAGTAAAACATATTGTAGAGGCACACGGAGAAAAGATATATGTAGAAAGTGAAATAGACGTAGGTTCGGAATTTTCTTTTACTTTGGAAAAAGCGAAAGACAAGAACACGACCACTACCTCAGCAAAAATCTAA
- a CDS encoding acyltransferase family protein, with product MKRFKALDVFRGLTVCLMIIVNTPGDWNSTFSPLLHAKWHGFTPTDLVFPSFLFAVGNAFAFVKTKWGDKPFSEVFKKIAKRTLIIFLLGYIMYWIPFVSWTETGNLAAVPFSETRILGVLQRIALCYFIGAVMIYFLTNRQLIIASVILLLSYWGLLAAFGDYTLEGNFARTVDRLILGDSHLYIGNGIPFDPEGLLSTLPSICNVLVGYLIGKYIIDGGMNYEKLAKMLLMGAGLLVVAYLWDLGFPVNKKLWTSSFVTLTVGLDIVVLSVLVYTIDFVKKPVNYNFFEVFGKNPLFIYLLSEYVAIGALFIRVNGEQSLYSYVYEKGFSWIGPYFGSLAFALVFMLFCWSIGLWLDKKKIYIKV from the coding sequence ATGAAAAGATTTAAAGCGCTCGATGTATTCCGGGGATTGACCGTATGCCTAATGATTATTGTAAATACCCCTGGCGACTGGAACTCTACCTTTTCACCTCTGTTACACGCCAAATGGCATGGCTTTACACCTACCGATTTGGTTTTTCCCTCGTTTTTATTTGCAGTAGGTAACGCCTTTGCTTTTGTAAAGACCAAATGGGGAGACAAACCTTTCTCCGAAGTATTCAAAAAAATAGCGAAGCGCACCTTGATTATTTTTTTACTCGGGTATATCATGTACTGGATCCCGTTTGTTTCCTGGACAGAAACCGGTAACCTTGCTGCCGTACCGTTTAGTGAAACACGCATTCTTGGGGTACTCCAACGCATAGCTTTATGTTATTTTATTGGGGCCGTGATGATATACTTTTTAACCAATAGGCAACTGATCATAGCTTCGGTTATCTTGTTACTAAGCTATTGGGGACTGTTGGCCGCATTTGGCGACTATACCCTTGAAGGAAACTTTGCCAGAACCGTAGACCGTCTTATACTAGGTGATAGTCATCTATATATAGGCAATGGTATACCGTTTGATCCGGAAGGACTTTTGAGCACGCTGCCTTCCATTTGTAACGTCTTGGTAGGCTATCTTATTGGAAAATATATTATTGATGGCGGCATGAATTACGAGAAGCTGGCAAAAATGCTACTGATGGGTGCCGGTCTATTGGTGGTTGCCTATCTATGGGATTTAGGCTTCCCGGTAAACAAAAAATTATGGACAAGCTCTTTTGTAACACTTACCGTGGGTCTAGACATTGTAGTGTTATCCGTACTTGTCTATACCATAGACTTTGTAAAAAAACCCGTTAATTACAATTTCTTTGAGGTATTTGGGAAGAACCCGCTTTTCATTTATCTACTTTCGGAATATGTAGCTATTGGCGCTCTCTTTATCCGGGTTAATGGTGAGCAATCACTTTATAGCTATGTGTACGAAAAAGGTTTTAGTTGGATCGGTCCTTACTTTGGTTCTCTAGCCTTTGCTCTGGTTTTTATGCTCTTTTGTTGGAGTATAGGCCTTTGGTTGGATAAAAAGAAGATTTACATAAAAGTCTAG
- a CDS encoding TonB-dependent receptor produces the protein MLKKILFATTLVLAQWCFAQTGTISGKMMDGEFNDVLPFANILIKGTTIGSSSDFDGVYALEVEPGKYTVSFSYIGYTSKEITDVVVEAGKATEVNVTLQPASAQLDEVVVTTTVSKNTEASVLNLQKNSVNLMDGLSLEAIKTTGASNIASAIKSVPGVSVQEGKYVIVRGLGDRYTKSILNGMDIPGLDPDKNTVQMDIFPTNILENVIVLKSAAAELPADFTGGVVNVVTKDFPAQKQMSFSASVGYNNNMHFKDNYLSYEGGGTDFLGFDDGTRELPISKQAVIPSPSSSENENLEGITRSFEKTMATERQNSKPDFSLGFSYGNQFDVGDNKLGFIASLDYKNTTTFYEGFENGIYQKNPESDVNELRFDRRQEGDIGSNNVLASILTGLSYKTGKSKYRLNFLHIQNGESRAALYDQETQISNSIEVVKDNLEYTQSSVTNLLLSGKHTSEDASFVTEWSLSPTLAKVHDKDIRLSTFIVEPNGFSISPDAGFPQRLWRNLEETNAVGKIDFSKSYEMFGNKSMLKFGGLYSYKQREYDIQNYRIRFFDFTTADLNGDPDLILADENIWSLDNNSGSYFSGNFQPANNYDAEQNTIAAYLSNEFKFSEKFRAILGLRAEQFTTYFTGQNNTGSEIYDNEKTIDELDFFPSANLIYGFKENMNFRVSYSRTTARPSFKELSVVQITDLLTGTLFIGNLDLVPTYVDNFDFRYEVFGDRAQMLAFSSFYKKLKDPIEIVAYSNVAPNQITPRNAPSADIFGLEFEARKNFGFISESLSNLSVNLNVSVIDSKIEMAKGEDQEYETRLAFARDGETIEETRELQGQSPYLVNVGINYNNRETGFEAGAFFNVQGKTLQVIGFGQNADVYTQPFNSLNFNISKAFGEEQRSKVSFKANNILGDDRESLYESFGGITNRYSYRDPGVSFSLGYSLSF, from the coding sequence ATGCTGAAAAAAATACTCTTTGCAACTACCCTTGTTCTCGCACAATGGTGTTTTGCTCAAACCGGGACCATATCAGGGAAAATGATGGACGGTGAGTTTAATGATGTACTTCCGTTTGCCAATATCTTGATAAAGGGAACCACCATAGGAAGCTCCTCCGATTTTGATGGGGTGTATGCCTTGGAGGTTGAGCCCGGTAAGTACACAGTTTCGTTTTCATATATTGGTTACACATCCAAAGAAATTACCGATGTAGTTGTTGAAGCTGGTAAGGCTACTGAAGTGAACGTAACACTTCAGCCTGCTTCCGCTCAGTTAGATGAAGTAGTTGTGACAACTACAGTAAGCAAGAACACGGAAGCATCGGTTTTAAACCTTCAAAAAAATTCGGTTAACCTTATGGATGGGTTATCGTTAGAGGCTATAAAAACTACTGGGGCTAGTAATATTGCCTCGGCTATTAAGAGTGTACCAGGGGTATCGGTGCAAGAAGGAAAATATGTGATTGTAAGAGGTTTGGGGGATCGTTATACCAAATCTATTTTAAATGGAATGGATATACCAGGTTTGGATCCGGATAAAAACACGGTTCAGATGGATATATTTCCTACCAATATTCTAGAAAATGTAATCGTTCTAAAATCTGCCGCAGCGGAATTGCCTGCTGATTTTACCGGGGGTGTGGTAAACGTGGTTACCAAAGATTTTCCTGCTCAGAAACAGATGTCTTTTTCTGCGTCTGTGGGTTATAATAACAATATGCACTTTAAAGATAATTATTTATCCTACGAAGGTGGTGGAACTGATTTCCTTGGTTTTGATGATGGTACAAGAGAGTTGCCTATTTCTAAACAGGCGGTTATTCCAAGCCCATCTTCTTCGGAGAATGAAAATTTAGAGGGTATTACACGTTCTTTTGAAAAAACTATGGCCACGGAACGGCAAAATTCGAAACCCGATTTTAGCCTAGGTTTTAGTTACGGAAATCAATTTGACGTAGGTGATAACAAACTTGGTTTTATTGCATCTTTAGATTATAAAAACACCACTACTTTTTACGAGGGCTTTGAAAACGGTATCTACCAAAAAAACCCTGAAAGTGATGTTAACGAACTACGTTTTGATAGAAGGCAAGAAGGGGATATAGGTTCTAATAACGTATTGGCATCTATTTTAACGGGCTTGTCTTATAAAACGGGCAAATCTAAGTACCGTTTAAACTTTCTTCACATTCAAAATGGAGAGTCAAGAGCGGCACTTTATGATCAAGAAACACAAATTTCCAATTCTATTGAAGTAGTTAAGGATAACCTTGAATATACACAGAGTTCGGTAACTAACTTATTGCTTTCTGGTAAACATACGTCTGAGGATGCTTCGTTTGTTACAGAATGGAGTTTGTCACCCACTTTGGCCAAAGTTCATGATAAGGATATAAGGTTGAGTACTTTTATTGTTGAACCTAATGGTTTCTCTATAAGTCCTGATGCTGGTTTTCCTCAACGTCTTTGGAGAAATCTTGAAGAAACCAATGCTGTAGGAAAAATTGATTTTTCTAAGAGTTATGAAATGTTCGGCAACAAGTCTATGTTGAAATTTGGTGGTCTTTACAGTTACAAGCAAAGAGAGTATGATATTCAAAACTATAGAATTCGTTTCTTTGATTTTACAACAGCGGACCTAAACGGTGACCCGGATTTAATTTTGGCAGATGAAAATATATGGAGCTTGGATAATAATTCTGGATCTTATTTTAGCGGTAACTTTCAGCCAGCTAACAACTACGATGCAGAACAGAATACCATTGCGGCATATCTTTCCAATGAGTTTAAATTTTCGGAGAAGTTCCGTGCTATCCTTGGCTTAAGAGCTGAGCAGTTTACAACGTATTTTACAGGTCAAAACAATACAGGTAGTGAAATCTATGATAATGAAAAAACCATAGATGAACTTGATTTCTTTCCTTCTGCAAATTTAATTTACGGATTTAAGGAAAATATGAACTTTAGAGTTTCATATTCAAGAACTACGGCTCGTCCAAGCTTTAAAGAACTTTCAGTAGTTCAAATTACAGATCTTTTAACGGGTACACTTTTCATAGGTAATTTAGATTTGGTTCCTACCTATGTTGATAATTTTGACTTCAGGTATGAGGTTTTTGGAGACAGGGCTCAGATGTTGGCTTTCAGTAGCTTTTATAAAAAACTAAAAGATCCTATTGAGATAGTAGCTTACAGTAACGTAGCGCCTAATCAGATTACGCCTCGTAATGCCCCTTCTGCTGATATATTTGGATTAGAATTTGAAGCGCGTAAGAATTTTGGATTTATTTCTGAGTCACTTAGTAACTTAAGCGTAAACTTAAATGTCTCTGTTATTGATTCTAAAATTGAAATGGCAAAAGGTGAGGACCAAGAATATGAAACTAGACTTGCTTTTGCTAGAGATGGTGAAACAATTGAAGAAACGAGAGAGCTGCAAGGGCAATCTCCTTACCTAGTAAATGTGGGTATAAACTATAATAACAGGGAAACTGGATTTGAAGCCGGAGCATTTTTTAACGTTCAGGGCAAAACGTTACAAGTTATTGGTTTTGGTCAAAATGCTGACGTTTATACGCAACCTTTCAATAGTTTGAATTTCAATATATCTAAGGCCTTTGGAGAGGAGCAACGCTCTAAAGTAAGTTTTAAAGCGAACAACATTCTTGGTGATGATCGTGAAAGTCTTTACGAATCTTTCGGAGGAATTACAAACCGTTACTCTTACAGGGATCCGGGTGTATCATTCTCTTTAGGATATAGCTTATCATTTTAA
- a CDS encoding LysE family transporter yields MQHLLILFFATFSAAFMATVPPGLLNMNAAKVSVEKGKLNGIIFSLGVAIMVILQATIAVYISKFLHKNPEVVDILLKIAVVVFAFFMVYFFIAAKKNKTKKIKTVKVSKKNSFFKGVLLAALNLLTIPYYSGLNIMWNASGWIKFQVWDILVFILAAGSGTFTVLYMYTVYFNKLEHKSNRFSQNSNYILSALMLVLLIITILRIIFR; encoded by the coding sequence ATGCAACATCTTTTGATACTTTTTTTTGCTACGTTTTCCGCAGCTTTCATGGCCACAGTGCCTCCTGGTCTTTTGAATATGAACGCCGCAAAGGTCAGTGTAGAAAAAGGTAAACTAAACGGAATTATTTTTAGCTTGGGAGTAGCCATAATGGTCATTCTACAGGCAACCATAGCCGTTTACATCTCAAAATTCCTGCATAAAAACCCTGAAGTTGTAGATATACTTCTTAAAATTGCGGTAGTGGTTTTCGCTTTTTTTATGGTATACTTTTTTATTGCAGCCAAGAAGAACAAAACAAAAAAAATAAAAACCGTAAAGGTTAGTAAAAAGAACAGTTTTTTTAAGGGTGTACTTTTGGCCGCGTTAAATTTATTGACCATACCCTATTATAGCGGACTGAACATTATGTGGAACGCTTCCGGCTGGATAAAATTTCAGGTTTGGGATATTCTTGTATTTATTCTAGCAGCGGGCTCGGGCACTTTTACCGTGCTTTATATGTATACCGTTTATTTCAATAAGCTAGAACATAAATCAAACCGGTTTTCGCAGAATAGCAATTATATCCTCAGTGCCCTTATGTTGGTTCTATTGATTATTACCATTCTAAGAATTATATTTCGCTAA
- a CDS encoding MGMT family protein: protein MKPENKNFFQKVYEVAALIPEGRVTSYGAIAKYLGAARSARMVGWAMNGAGSMPEVPAHRVVNKIGLLTGKHHFDGTNLMQQLLENEGIKVVDNQIIDFEKHFWDPFKELG from the coding sequence ATGAAACCTGAGAACAAAAACTTCTTTCAAAAAGTATACGAGGTGGCAGCGCTTATACCTGAAGGGCGTGTTACGTCTTATGGCGCCATAGCCAAATATCTGGGTGCCGCCAGAAGTGCAAGAATGGTGGGCTGGGCAATGAACGGAGCAGGGAGTATGCCAGAAGTACCTGCGCACCGTGTGGTAAATAAAATAGGACTGCTAACGGGAAAACATCATTTTGATGGCACCAACCTAATGCAACAGCTTTTAGAAAATGAAGGCATAAAGGTGGTTGACAATCAAATCATAGATTTTGAAAAGCACTTTTGGGACCCATTTAAAGAGTTGGGTTAA
- a CDS encoding sensor histidine kinase, with translation MMSKHIYLQLIVRVLLLAITALAVGFLFFYENYILFAVFLFLLGLQTYYLLYYVNQTNRKIAYFFDAIKNEDFTLRFPEKLSGKSLTELNHSLNMLNTMVQDIHLKKQAQEHFYQEILKQADIGIMTINPKGHILYANPTIEKLLDYHPLNHVKQLQQIDEKLYDKFAGLKPFESSTHQFVNEREKTELAMKATAVTVDGQELLLVIVQDIRKELDEKETDSWVKLIRVLTHEIMNTITPITSISESILKYYKKGEMVLEASELPGEHLKSTVKGLEVIQEQGNGLMNFVQSYRKFLSVPEPDRELVPAQNLLEKVKLLLDDKSENIKFEVDVVPNSLELYLDQRQISQVLLNLGKNAKQSLGAQENGAIKFVAGINEANKKYIQVWDNGPGIPPELMDEIFVPFFTTKNTGTGIGLSLSKQIMRLHGGSIRVLSKEHTVFTLTFD, from the coding sequence ATGATGAGCAAACATATTTATCTGCAATTAATCGTTCGGGTTCTATTACTTGCGATTACCGCGTTGGCCGTAGGTTTTCTGTTTTTTTATGAAAATTATATATTATTTGCGGTTTTTCTTTTTCTGCTGGGGCTGCAAACCTATTATTTGCTTTACTATGTTAATCAGACCAACAGAAAAATAGCCTATTTTTTTGATGCTATAAAAAATGAGGATTTTACACTGCGTTTTCCTGAAAAGCTTAGCGGAAAATCATTAACGGAGCTTAATCACAGCCTGAACATGCTTAATACCATGGTGCAGGACATTCACCTTAAAAAGCAGGCACAAGAGCATTTTTACCAAGAGATCTTAAAACAGGCGGATATTGGTATTATGACCATTAATCCCAAAGGGCATATTCTGTACGCCAACCCAACAATTGAAAAATTACTCGATTACCATCCTTTAAATCATGTGAAACAACTCCAACAGATAGACGAAAAGCTATACGATAAGTTTGCCGGACTGAAACCTTTTGAAAGTAGCACCCATCAATTCGTCAATGAACGTGAAAAAACAGAATTGGCAATGAAAGCTACGGCGGTGACGGTAGACGGTCAAGAACTCTTGCTGGTGATTGTGCAGGATATTCGTAAAGAGTTGGATGAAAAAGAAACGGATTCTTGGGTGAAACTGATTCGGGTTTTAACCCATGAAATCATGAATACCATTACGCCTATAACTTCAATTTCAGAATCTATTTTAAAGTATTATAAAAAAGGGGAAATGGTTTTGGAAGCTTCGGAATTGCCGGGAGAGCATTTAAAAAGTACGGTGAAGGGGCTTGAGGTTATTCAAGAACAAGGCAATGGTTTAATGAATTTTGTACAGTCATACCGAAAATTTTTAAGCGTACCTGAACCCGATAGAGAACTTGTGCCTGCACAAAACCTTTTGGAAAAAGTAAAGTTGTTGTTAGACGATAAATCTGAAAATATAAAATTTGAGGTAGATGTGGTTCCTAATAGTTTAGAGTTGTATTTAGATCAAAGACAGATATCTCAAGTACTCTTAAATCTGGGTAAAAACGCGAAACAATCGTTGGGTGCTCAAGAGAACGGGGCAATTAAATTTGTTGCCGGAATTAATGAAGCGAATAAAAAATACATTCAAGTATGGGACAATGGTCCAGGAATTCCCCCCGAATTAATGGATGAGATTTTTGTTCCTTTTTTCACTACTAAAAACACGGGAACCGGTATAGGACTCAGTCTTTCCAAACAAATCATGAGATTGCACGGGGGGAGTATACGGGTATTATCAAAAGAGCACACTGTATTCACTTTGACTTTTGATTAA